In Syntrophorhabdus sp., the sequence GGACCTTCCCCTCTTCGGCCTCGTCGTGAACCCTTCCCCCACCACCGTCATCAAGGCAAGTCATGGCAAGCATTTCAAGGCTCCCACCCCCAACGACCTTTACTGGCCCGCCGGCCCGTACACGGCGGGGAACCCCGATCTGAAACCGGAGGTCGGCTGGCACAGCGATATCACCTGCGAACAGTCATTGCTCAACGACAAACTGTTCTTTACGGTGTCTTATTTCCACTGGAATGTGGATAACAAGATACAGTGGGAACCCGATTCGAACGGTGTCTTCAAACCCATCAACCTCGGCGACTTCAAGGCCGACGGCATCGAGACGGGCATACGGATAGGCCCCTTTCACAACGCCACCCTCTCCCTGAGCTATACTTACACGGACGCTGAAGAGAAGAGCAGGGAATACACGAAGCAGGACTACGGGTGGCCCCCCTTCATACCTGCCGATTTCCAGTACAGCCTTGTGACGAGGCGGGCAACGATGGTGCCCCGGAACCAGTTCAAGGGCGAGTTCTTATACAAGATGGATTTTGGTCTCACGGCGACGCTGACTGCGAGATACATGGGGGACAGGGTCACCTACAGGACGGAGACGATCGTCTACCCGGCCACGCAGACGGCAAAGTACAGCATAAACTCCTACTGGACGGTGGACATGAGGCTTGAACAGCGTCTATACAGGAACTGGAGGATCGCTCTTGACGGAAAGAACCTGCTCGATAAGGATTACGACGCCCGTTCGGGCATTTTCTATGACAGCGCCGGCAATTCCAAGGTGTCGGGATATCCGGGAGCCGGGAGGTCGGTCTTCCTTGGTGTTTCGTACGAATTTTAGGGACTGATGCGGCTGCGAAGGGCGCGTGACATAAATGATTGCCGCCCAGGAAGGTGGTCCTATGACTGTAAATGATGTAGTGGCAGCAACAAGAGCAAATCTTGTCGGCGTTGTCGGGGCCTACCGGCCCCAATGCGTCCTCTTTTCGGGCGGCCTCGACTCGTCCATCGCGGCCGCCCTGTCACCGTGCGGGAAGGGCATCCTCGTCACGTTCGGCCCGGAGGGCCCCGATCTCCGTTACGCGCGTGAGGCAGCAACCGCCATCGGCCTCAGGCTCACCCACAGGGCCGTAGCCATTGACGAGGCCCTTGCCGCCATACCCGAGGTCATTGCCACCTTGCGCAGCTTCGACCCCGCGATCCCCAACGACCTTGCCGTTTGGTTCGCCCTTAAGGAGGCAAAGGCGCTGGGGGTCAGTTCCGTCATGACCGGCGACGGCGCCGACGAACTCTTCGGCGGCTATTCCTATATGGCGGAGGTCGGCGACCTTGACGGCTACATCCGCCACCTGTCAGGGACCATGTCCTTCAACTCGACCATTCTTGGAAGACACCTGGGCGTGGAGGTGATACAGCCCTTCCTCGATAAAGAAATCCTTGATTTCGCCCTGCAAATACAGGGAAAATGGAAGATCAGGGAAGAGAAAGGCGTCGTTCACGGCAAGTGGGTCTTGCGGCGCGCCTGTGAAGGTCTTCTGCCCCCCGGTATTCTCTGGCAGGGAAAGAGACCGCTTGAGACAGGGTCGGGTATGACGAGGCTCAACGCCATGCTGGACGCCGTCATATCCGACGAGGAGTTCGCGGACAAAAAGCGCTCCTCAGGTATTCGCTTCTACAACAAGGCCCATCTTCATTATTACGAGGTCTTCAGGAAGACCGTGGGTGATATCCCTCCGCCCGGGCCCGACGAAAGAGCCTGTGAGGGATGTGGCGCGGGAATGAAAGAGGGCCGTGGTCACTGCAGGGTATGCGGATGGGTCAAGGAGGCTGTTTGGTGATAGACGATCGGAAGGAGGCGTTTTGCTCCTGGAGCGGTGGAAAAGAGAGCGCCCTGGCGCTCTTCAGGGCCAGAAGGTCGGGGTTCACCATAACCAGGCTCATCAACATGATAACAGAGGACGGCACGCACTCGCGGACGCACGGCCTTGAGGCTGACCTGCTGTCCCTCCAGGCCTCGTCCATCGGCATTCCCCTTACGCAGCGCAGGACCACGTGGAATGGTTATGAAGAGGAATTCAAGAAAGTACTGTCTCTGCTGCACGCCGAAGGGACACTCCGGGGGGTCTTTGGGGACATCGACATGGAGGAGCACAGGGCCTGGGTGGAAAGGGTCTGCTCCGAATGCGATGTGAGCGCTTCCCTCCCGCTGTGGCTCGAAGAGAGGGAGGACATCCTCTCTGAGTTCGTTAATAGAGGCTTCAAGGCCGTCATAGTGGCGGTCGACAGGCGTTGCCTCGACGACAGGTGGATCGGCAGGGAAATAGACCATGCGTTCGCCGATGATATCCGGGCCCTTGGCGGCGACGTGGACATATGCGGCGAGAAAGGGGAATACCACACCTTCGTCTACGACGGCCCCATATTTCAAAGGCCCGTCCCTTTCGAAAGGGGCGGCATTCGCTCGACGGATGACTATTTCTTCCTCGATATCAAGGCATTGCCCTTGAAGGGCCTCGAATGACCGCATCTTCCAATACAAGAATGCGCCGGGCCCTACCGGTCATGGTCGCGGTCATCATCCTGTGCCTCACCTTACCGGCCCCGGGGGGCGCGGCGGCGAAGGGAGCGAAGCCCCTTCGTATCGTCTCCTTAAGCCCCGCCATCACGGAATCCCTTTATCTTCTGGGACTGGGGGAGAGCGTCATCGGTGTGACCACCTACTGCAATAAACCGGGTCAGGCCCGCACAAAGGAAAAGGTGGGCACCGTGATGCAGCCGAACCTGGAAAAGATCCTGAAGCTGAGTCCCGACCTCGTCCTGACCATGACCCTGACTGACCCCAAGAGCATACAGAAGATGAAAGAACTTGGCCTCAACGTCGTCACCTTCACCATAGCCGACACTTTCTCTGAACTCTGCGATGTGTTCCTCCGGATCGGCACGGCCACGGGCCGCTCCGAGGAGGCGGCCCGCCTCGTCGGCATCGCGCGTACCCGTGTCGAGGCCATCAGGCACAGAACCGCCCGGCTGCCAAAGCCTGGGGTCCTCGTTCAGATAGGCTCCAAGCCTTTCTTTGTCGCGACGAAGGACGTGTTCATGAACGATTTCATAGAGTTTGCCGGAGCCACGAACGTATTCAGGGATGTGTCCTCGGGAAGCGTGGGCCGCGAGGAGGCCGTCCTTCGGGACCCCGACGTGATCCTCATCGTCACCATGGGCCTCTCCGCCAGGAACGAACGCCTGGCCTGGAAGAGGTTCCCGACGGTGAAGGCGGTCAGGAATGACCGGATATACGTCGTAGACTCCGACGACGTCTGCAGCCCGACGCCCGTGAGCTTTGCCAGGTCCCTCGGCGATATTGCCGGACTCTTCCATCCCCGTGAAGCGAAGGAGTTCAGATGAAGCGTCGGTCCATGAAGGTCCTCTTGCCCGCGGCCTGCCTTTTCCTTGCGGCGGCGGCCGTCACCGCCATAGCCAGCGGGCCGGCAGGCATACCCTTGCTGAGGATCCTCACCACCATCCTCGAGGGGCAGGCAACACCGGAATTCGGGATCCTCATGGATATCAGGCTGCCAAGGATCATACTCGGTTTTGCCGTCGGCGGCGCCCTGTCCATCGCGGGCGTCATCCTCCAGGGGATGTTCCGGAACCCCCTCGTCGAACCCTACACCCTCGGCATATCCGGGGGCGCCGCCCTTGGAGCGGCGCTGTGCATCATCCTGAACCTCCACTACGTTCTGCCCATGACGGCCCTGCCCCTCTCGGGGTTCCTCGGGTCCTGTCTCGTCATCCTTCCCCTTTATTTCCTGAATATGCGCCGCACCGTCTTAAGGATGCAGGGCATCCTGCTCACGGGCGTCATGATGAGCTTCATCTCCTCGTCCCTCGTCTTTCTCATCTTCGCCATATCGAAGACACAGGAGCTCCACAGCATCGTCTTCTGGATCATGGGGTCCCTGGAGGAGCCGAGCTGGACGCTCATCCTTATCCTCACGGCCATCGTGGTCGTCTGCCTCTTCGCCTCCTTTTTCTTCGCCCCCGTCCTCAATGCCCTGTCCCTCGGCGAGGAAGAGGCGGTCCACCTCGGCATCGACACGGAAAGGGCCAAGAAGCAGCTCTTCCTCATGGCATCGCTGCTCACGGGCATCAGCGTCTCGCTGACGGGTATCATAGGGTTCGTGGGCCTCATCGTCCCCCACTTCGTGCGGATGCTGACCGGCTACGACCACAGGCGGCTCCTCGTCGTATCCTTCCTCGTCGGATCGGGGTTCCTCATCTTCTGCGACACCATCGCGCGCACGGTGATCTCCCCCATCGAGCTTCCCGTCGGCGTCATCACGGGGATACTGGGGGGAAGCGTCTTCATCTACGTCCTGGCGAGAAGGCAGGGATCAGCCCGACCGGGAGGTTCCCTGTGATCGAGATCCGTGGGCTGACATGTGGATACGGGGAAAAGACCATCCTTCACGACATCGACCTTTCCGTTGGGAAGGGCGAGTTCTTCGGCATCATAGGCCCCAACGGCTCGGGCAAGACAACGATGCTCCGGGCGATGACGCGCCTCATCAGGCCGGCGACGGGAACGGTCCTTCTCGGCGGCACCGACATGAAGGACCTTCACATCGCTGATGTGGCCAGAAAGGTCGCCGTCGTTTCCCAGAGCATGCCCCTTATCGAGATGACGGTGAGGGAATTCGTCCTCCTGGGACGGATCCCCTACTACAGGAAGCTCCAGTTCTTCGAAAAGGAAGAGGACACCGCCATAGCGGAAAGAGTGATGGAGATGACAGGTGTCCGTCACCTCGCGGCGGTCCTCATGTCGGAGATGAGCGCCGGTGAGGTCCAGCTTGCCTTCATCGCCCGCGGCCTTGCCCAGCAGCCCGAGGTCCTTCTTCTCGACGAACCGACGTCACACCTCGACATAACCCACCAGGCAGCCATCCTCGACCTGGTGAAACGCCTCAACAGGCAGGAGGGTCTCACGGTTGTGATCATACTCCACGATCTCAACCTCGCCTCCGAGTACTGTGACCGCCTGGTGCTCATGGACGGGGGGAGGATACGGAAGGTAGGCACTCCGGCGGAGGTGCTCGATTACGAAACTATAGAAGAGGTCTACGGGACGGTGGTCGTCGTCCGCGAAAACCCCCTGTCGCGGAAACCATTCGTCATGATCGTATCAGAGGAGGTAAGGGATAAATGCCGAGGACGGTCCTGATACTTGGCGGGGCCCGGAGCGGGAAGAGCTCCTTCGCCCTTCGCGAAGCATCGCTCATTGCCGGGCAGAAGGCCTTTGTCGCCACCGCCGAGGCGCTCGACGATGAGATGGAGACACGGATCAATAACCACAGGAGCGAACGGGGACCGGAATGGAAAACATTCGAGGAACCTTTGGAGGTCCCTTCCCTCATCAGGAAGATAGGGCCGTCCCACGGGGTCGTCCTCATCGACTGCCTGACGCTGTGGGTCTCGAACATCATGATGCGAGGGCTTTCCGTCGAGCAATACGAGGAGGACCTCGTCGACGCCCTTTCCGACCCCGGCTGCGCACCGCTTATCTACATCGTTTCAAATGAGGTGGGCCTCGGGCTGGTACCGGAATCACCGATGGGGAGGGAATACCGGGACAACCTCGGGCGCTTAAATGCCAGGGTTGCCTCCGTCGTCACCGACGTCTACTTTCTCGCGGCGGGGATCCCCATGAAGATAAAGGAGACACGATGATGGAAGGAATACACATCAAGGCGGTGGACAATACCCTCCTCGGTCTTGCCAGCGAACGCCTCGACAGCCTGACAAAACCCCGGGGGAGCCTGGGGAGGCTTGAGGAGTTCGCGCAGCGGATCGTCACCATAACAGGGAATCCGATGCCGCCAGTGTTCGAGAAAAAAGCGATACTTGTCTTCGCCGGCGACCACGGGGTTGTGGACGAAGGGGTCTCCCTCTTCCCGAGGGAGGTGACGGTGCAAATGGTCCACAACATCCTTACCGGGGGCGCGGGGATCAATGTCCTCGCCCGCCATGCCGGTGCCGATGTCGTCGTCATCGACATGGGCGTGGACCACGATTTCACCGATGACCCCGGGCTCATCCAAAGGAAAGTGGTGCGGGGAACGAAGAATATGAGAAAGGGCCCCGCCATGACGAGGAATGAGGCCACGCAGGCTATCGACACGGGCATCGCCCTCGCCCGCGAGTACGCTAATAGAGGATACCGCCTCTTCGGTACCGGCGACATGGGTATCGGCAACACGACCCCGTCGAGCGCCATAGCCTCCGTCATGACCGGCACGCCGCCGGCCCACGTCACGGGAAAAGGCACGGGGATCTCCGATGACTCTCTGGCGTGCAAGGTCAGCGTCATCGAGGATGCGATAGCCCTTAACAGTCCCGACCCCGCCGACCCCCTCGATG encodes:
- a CDS encoding asparagine synthase produces the protein MTVNDVVAATRANLVGVVGAYRPQCVLFSGGLDSSIAAALSPCGKGILVTFGPEGPDLRYAREAATAIGLRLTHRAVAIDEALAAIPEVIATLRSFDPAIPNDLAVWFALKEAKALGVSSVMTGDGADELFGGYSYMAEVGDLDGYIRHLSGTMSFNSTILGRHLGVEVIQPFLDKEILDFALQIQGKWKIREEKGVVHGKWVLRRACEGLLPPGILWQGKRPLETGSGMTRLNAMLDAVISDEEFADKKRSSGIRFYNKAHLHYYEVFRKTVGDIPPPGPDERACEGCGAGMKEGRGHCRVCGWVKEAVW
- a CDS encoding diphthine--ammonia ligase, with amino-acid sequence MGQGGCLVIDDRKEAFCSWSGGKESALALFRARRSGFTITRLINMITEDGTHSRTHGLEADLLSLQASSIGIPLTQRRTTWNGYEEEFKKVLSLLHAEGTLRGVFGDIDMEEHRAWVERVCSECDVSASLPLWLEEREDILSEFVNRGFKAVIVAVDRRCLDDRWIGREIDHAFADDIRALGGDVDICGEKGEYHTFVYDGPIFQRPVPFERGGIRSTDDYFFLDIKALPLKGLE
- a CDS encoding ABC transporter substrate-binding protein: MTASSNTRMRRALPVMVAVIILCLTLPAPGGAAAKGAKPLRIVSLSPAITESLYLLGLGESVIGVTTYCNKPGQARTKEKVGTVMQPNLEKILKLSPDLVLTMTLTDPKSIQKMKELGLNVVTFTIADTFSELCDVFLRIGTATGRSEEAARLVGIARTRVEAIRHRTARLPKPGVLVQIGSKPFFVATKDVFMNDFIEFAGATNVFRDVSSGSVGREEAVLRDPDVILIVTMGLSARNERLAWKRFPTVKAVRNDRIYVVDSDDVCSPTPVSFARSLGDIAGLFHPREAKEFR
- a CDS encoding iron ABC transporter permease yields the protein MKRRSMKVLLPAACLFLAAAAVTAIASGPAGIPLLRILTTILEGQATPEFGILMDIRLPRIILGFAVGGALSIAGVILQGMFRNPLVEPYTLGISGGAALGAALCIILNLHYVLPMTALPLSGFLGSCLVILPLYFLNMRRTVLRMQGILLTGVMMSFISSSLVFLIFAISKTQELHSIVFWIMGSLEEPSWTLILILTAIVVVCLFASFFFAPVLNALSLGEEEAVHLGIDTERAKKQLFLMASLLTGISVSLTGIIGFVGLIVPHFVRMLTGYDHRRLLVVSFLVGSGFLIFCDTIARTVISPIELPVGVITGILGGSVFIYVLARRQGSARPGGSL
- a CDS encoding ABC transporter ATP-binding protein, encoding MSPTGRFPVIEIRGLTCGYGEKTILHDIDLSVGKGEFFGIIGPNGSGKTTMLRAMTRLIRPATGTVLLGGTDMKDLHIADVARKVAVVSQSMPLIEMTVREFVLLGRIPYYRKLQFFEKEEDTAIAERVMEMTGVRHLAAVLMSEMSAGEVQLAFIARGLAQQPEVLLLDEPTSHLDITHQAAILDLVKRLNRQEGLTVVIILHDLNLASEYCDRLVLMDGGRIRKVGTPAEVLDYETIEEVYGTVVVVRENPLSRKPFVMIVSEEVRDKCRGRS
- the cobU gene encoding bifunctional adenosylcobinamide kinase/adenosylcobinamide-phosphate guanylyltransferase; its protein translation is MPRTVLILGGARSGKSSFALREASLIAGQKAFVATAEALDDEMETRINNHRSERGPEWKTFEEPLEVPSLIRKIGPSHGVVLIDCLTLWVSNIMMRGLSVEQYEEDLVDALSDPGCAPLIYIVSNEVGLGLVPESPMGREYRDNLGRLNARVASVVTDVYFLAAGIPMKIKETR
- the cobT gene encoding nicotinate-nucleotide--dimethylbenzimidazole phosphoribosyltransferase: MMEGIHIKAVDNTLLGLASERLDSLTKPRGSLGRLEEFAQRIVTITGNPMPPVFEKKAILVFAGDHGVVDEGVSLFPREVTVQMVHNILTGGAGINVLARHAGADVVVIDMGVDHDFTDDPGLIQRKVVRGTKNMRKGPAMTRNEATQAIDTGIALAREYANRGYRLFGTGDMGIGNTTPSSAIASVMTGTPPAHVTGKGTGISDDSLACKVSVIEDAIALNSPDPADPLDVLAKVGGAEIGGIAGLILGAASLGIPVVIDGLISTAGAIIAWGMEPAAADYMFAAHNSVEKGHRVMLERMGLKPILDMGLRLGEGTGAALAITLIEAGLKIYREMATFDEAGVSKELA